The Neofelis nebulosa isolate mNeoNeb1 chromosome 16, mNeoNeb1.pri, whole genome shotgun sequence genome includes a window with the following:
- the LOC131496955 gene encoding basic proline-rich protein-like translates to MRAQPPPAPERSGRTAPGDRIRIPAAPPLGLPTPSPPAWAGEQPERSGLACPPPPSHPPRPEAPPPPSHPDAHGGARRRGATTAGTAASSPELAAQPRRRPRPGLRGAEPRRGREDGGREAGAQRSPAPPPPPAAGENCACRLGEARAPLPVARARASLPALPSPGSRRPLQCPDPLSSSPPAWRAPRVPPRRLRHPRLAPRRPAPTPARVLSRLGYPAQRGLRASRSGVSLPGSERRRPPPLGRAQPQLPPAAAAAPPPGLPGRMEIGAAATRSNPSPPKSAEPGLTYRACEWERGPGAPRGAAGRRAPPQLRRSRRRGSESPDKARDGEAERRLMASPTRRAPPAPLRPPARPPRRSAAPLRALARQSRLGAAASRATPASPAAAGSREGSLAPGPRRLSRPGAAFA, encoded by the exons ATGCGAG CGCAGCCGCCGCCGGCCCCGGAGCGCAGCGGCCGCACCGCCCCCGGGGACCGGATCCGGATTCCCGCCGCCCCCCCTCTCGGGCTCCCGACGCCGTCCCCGCCCGCCTGGGCGGGCGAGCAGCCGGAGAGAAGCGGCCtagcctgccccccgcccccgagccACCCACCCCGGCCAGAGGCGCCGCCACCGCCCAGCCACCCCGACGCGCACGGAGGAGCCCGGCGCAGAGGCGCGACCACGGCGGGAACCGCCGCCTCCTCCCCCGAGCTTGCGGCCCAGCCCCGCcggcgcccccgccccggcctccgGGGAGCCGAGCCAAGGAGAGGGCGGGAGGACGGCGGCCGGGAGGCGGGGGCGCAGCGCTCAccggccccgccgccccctccGGCGGCCGGCGAGAACTGCGCCTGCCGGCTCGGAGAAGCGCGGGCTCCTCTGCCCGTGGCCCGGGCACGGGCCTCgcttcctgccctcccctcccccggctctCGGCGTCCTCTCCAGTGCCCTGATCCTCTTTCGTCCAGTCCCCCTGCCTGGAGGGCGCCCCGGGTCCCCCCTCGGCGTCTACGGCACCCGCGGCTCGCTCCCCGCCGCCCGGCCCCGACCCCGGCGCGCGTCCTCAGCCGCCTCGGTTACCCGGCGCAGCGCGGCCTCCGGGCTTCCCGCTCCGGCGTCTCCCTCCCCGGCTCTGAGCGGCGGCGCCCTCCCCCGCTCGGCCGGGCACAGCCGCAGCTCCCTCCCGCGGCGGCAGCGGCTCCTCCtccgg GCCTGCCCGGGCGCATGGAGATCGGCGCCGCCGCCACTCGCAGCAACCCCTCTCCCCCGAAATCCGCGGAGCCCGGGCTCACTTACCGAGCGTGTGAATGGGAGCGCGGGCCAGGGGCACCTAGGGGTGCGGCGGGCCGAAGAGCTCCGCCGCAGCTCCGCCGCAGCCGACGCCGGGGCAGCGAGTCGCCAGACAAAGCCCGAGATGGCGAAGCGGAGCGACGGCTAATGGCGAGCCCCACGCGCCGCGCTCCGCCCGCCCCgctccgcccgcccgcccgcccgcctcgGCGCAGCGCAGCGCCGCTCCGAGCGCTCGCCCGTCAGAGCCGCCTCGGCGCCGCCGCCTCCCGGGCCACACCGGCCTCGCCTG cgGCGGCGGGGAGCCGCGAGGGGAGCCTGGCACCCGGGCCTCGTCGCCTGAGCCGCCCCGGGGCAGCCTTCGCGTAG